From Podospora bellae-mahoneyi strain CBS 112042 chromosome 5, whole genome shotgun sequence:
ACAGTACTAGCGTCTGCTGTTCATTGTGGGGGAGTGGGGCACCTGGGCAGCCAACCCCACCAGGTTTGCTCCGTGATTACGCGACTGGATTGCATTCGCGACTCGAGCGCGTCGGGCTTAATTGATTTTCGGCTGCCAGCGCGACAGTTCACGTTTTGCTTTCTCTTGTCTTTGTCCACCTTCAGGTTGCTCTTTGGCACAAGGAACCTCCAACCTCGATCACCTTGCTTAGTTTTTGACAGCTCTTGACACCCTCCATTGGACTTTGACTTTGGTTTTCGAGATATTTAATTGCTCTCAGCTCGACACAAAATGCCCCCTAAGAAGGAGCCCGTCATCAGTGCCTTTGAGCGGAAGCGTTTGGAGAATATTGCGGCGAACAATGCGATCCTCAGTGGGATATCAGCGACGGCTGATAAGATCATCCCTTCGAAAGCGACACCCACGAAAACCAAGGCGAAAAAATCTACGCCACGTAAACGCGAACCGACCAAAGTCGCCCACCAGCCCGccacaagaagaagcacgCGCTTAGCTGGTGTCGACGCTGACAACGACACCCTTAAGCGCAAGTttgaggtcgaggtcgaggccgCGGCTGAGAAGGCGAAAGCCAAGAAGCTCCGAGTCAACGGAGACTTGCAGCTAGGAGACATTTCGGTAGAGGGGCGCAAATGGGAAGGCGGTGTTGACGGACTCGGGCTGCTCAAGGGCTTGTCAGTTCGCGGTGCCCAACCTGGTGTCAAAACCTTTGACGAAgacgatgtcgaggagaCTTCAGATGAGAATCTCAAGGAGCTGAGACTGCGCATGCGCAATCTCAAGATGTACGATAAATGGCCAGTTGCCGGTATGTTGTCCATGTTGCATTGGCTCGCCCAACCCCAGGTTGACTGACACGAAGCAGACATTAAGATTGTTCCGCAGCGCATCTACTCAATGGGCTTCCATCCAACAGAGGACAAACCGATCATCTTTGCCGGTGATAAGGAAGGGGCCATGGGTATCTTCGATGCGTCCCAAGAGCCGATCAAGACcgaagatgacgaagacgaagaaagCTACTCTGACCCCGTGATATCAGCATTCAAGACGCACGCTCGCACCATTACCTCTTTTCAATTTTCCTCCGTCGATGCCAATGCCGTCTACACATCCTCTTACGATTCCTCCATCCGCAAGCTCGACTTGGACAAGGGGGTATCCACTCAGGTTTTTGCCCCGGTCGATGCAGGCGTGGAGCTTCCCATCAGTGCAATGGACATACCATCGACGGACCCTAACACGATTGTATTCTCGACGCTAAATGGTCAGCTTGGACGCCATGACATCCGGACCAAGCCGGCGGATGCTGAGATCTGGCATCTCGTGGATCCTAAAATCGGAGGGTTTTCTTTACATCCTCTACAGCCTCACCTTGTGGCTGCCGCATCGCTCGACCGCACTTTAAAGATCTGGGACTTGCGGAAAATACAAGGGACGGGGGATATGCGAAAGCCCGTCTTGCTGGGAGAGCATGAGTCCCGCTTGTCTGTCTCACATGCTAGCTGGAGCAGCGCCGGCCATATTGCGACGTCTAGCTACGATGATACCATCAAGATCTACTCTTTCCCTGATGCGGGCTCCTGGAAAGCAGGCGTCGAGCTTTTTGACGACCAGATGGAACCAGTGCACAAGATTGCCCATAACAACCAAACTGGACGCTGGGTAACCATCTTGAAGCCTCAGTGGCAGAAGAGCCCATTTGACGGGATTCAAAAGTTCGCCATTGGCAACATGAACCGGTTCGTGGACATTTATGCGGCGAACGGAGAGCAACTGGCACAGCTGGACGGCGATGGCATCACGGCTGTGCCGGCTGTAGCGCATTTTCACCCTACATTGGAATGGGTTGCGGGCGGTAATGCCAGCGGCAAGCTGTGCCTGTGGATGTAGCTTCTCTGTAATATCTTAGGAAATGGTTGAAGGGTTGTGtggctggttggttggcaTTGAGTGTGGGACGAGGCGTGCGAGGTGATGATACCATGTACAATGCAACGGGAGTAATGTGTAGTGTTTTGTATGAGAAACTTTTGTAtgacttggaggaggagaaggcagAACCTGgaataattatattatatacaATGCTGGGCTACCAACATATGCCATCCGAAACGGCCTCGATGGCTGTTGGCCCCATCATCTGCTCATGCACAATGTGCGGCGGAGCAGTCAATGCTGACGCGGCCGAGATACAGGGTGTGGGAATTCTGTTAACGATATTTCAAACCCATAGGGGACTTTCCAGTTTCCCGTGCCCAGCTTCTAAATATCGGAAACTTTCCCAATCTTTGTCTCGCATGTGACTCCATCTCTTGGAGACACATAGGCGAACGTGGGCTTGAGGCTGGCGTCATGCGGTCCCACCGCCGGGCTGCCTATCGATAAGATAAGCGCACTCTTCAACCatcaggtacctacctattcCAAGGCAGCCTTGGGTGGACCTAAACAAGAATATCAACCATCAAGAGATAGGATTTGGCATCGGGGAGCATCTGATGCCATGTCGCCATAACCACAGCTCTGTAGCTCAAGCCATCACCTGAGTGACCGCGAGATGCTGCGTAAAACACGGAGACCTTGGAAAACGGCATTTGACAAGATCCCGGGTCGAAGTCGCGGCGGCTGTGGATTCTCTACGCACCCGCTAAGCCCAATGCCGTCAAGGCACCCACTTGGCAGCAGACGCCCTGTCATCACCGTTCAGTGCGTGCATCAATCAACTCGGACCGCCTCGCTGTGCTCCGTCAACATCCGACACCTACCTTAGCACAGCGACCAGGGACACAACGGCGGTCCCTCTCACTGGCCAAcctcttttattttctttttttttacacCTCGTACCGCACATCTGTACTCCCCTAGAAACACAACTCCATCTTGTACCTATCCAGACTTTATTGACCGGTGATGCCGTGATGCCTCATCCCCCAGCTCCGACCAACCCCACCTGATAAGCCCTACGGTTCGGCGCTAGGCTCCCTTGGCTTGTATCGCTGCCATCAcctgccatcaaccacctatccaccatcccccagcCTAGACCGCTGTCTGCCAGCCTGCAGAACGGTGTCACCTCTTCTCCAGGCATCCGACCGTCTGGTTCTTCCAAATTCTCTTCCTGCCAGCTGTGGTACGGAACCCTCGTTCATCACGGTACAAAGACAAGTGCATAGGGTTCCATTACGACAGCCTCGCTTTACCCGTCTCTTAGACGGTAGCAGTCGTCCACCATGGCTACTCCCAGTCAGTCAACGTCGTCTGCCGTTGCAGTTCCAATTGCTCCAGTAGAGGATCCAactgctccctc
This genomic window contains:
- a CDS encoding hypothetical protein (EggNog:ENOG503NVA8; COG:S); translation: MPPKKEPVISAFERKRLENIAANNAILSGISATADKIIPSKATPTKTKAKKSTPRKREPTKVAHQPATRRSTRLAGVDADNDTLKRKFEVEVEAAAEKAKAKKLRVNGDLQLGDISVEGRKWEGGVDGLGLLKGLSVRGAQPGVKTFDEDDVEETSDENLKELRLRMRNLKMYDKWPVADIKIVPQRIYSMGFHPTEDKPIIFAGDKEGAMGIFDASQEPIKTEDDEDEESYSDPVISAFKTHARTITSFQFSSVDANAVYTSSYDSSIRKLDLDKGVSTQVFAPVDAGVELPISAMDIPSTDPNTIVFSTLNGQLGRHDIRTKPADAEIWHLVDPKIGGFSLHPLQPHLVAAASLDRTLKIWDLRKIQGTGDMRKPVLLGEHESRLSVSHASWSSAGHIATSSYDDTIKIYSFPDAGSWKAGVELFDDQMEPVHKIAHNNQTGRWVTILKPQWQKSPFDGIQKFAIGNMNRFVDIYAANGEQLAQLDGDGITAVPAVAHFHPTLEWVAGGNASGKLCLWM